A window of Drosophila subobscura isolate 14011-0131.10 chromosome E, UCBerk_Dsub_1.0, whole genome shotgun sequence contains these coding sequences:
- the LOC117891130 gene encoding putative inorganic phosphate cotransporter, translating into MSSKGTKGPRIGIRHLQSFLLFLGLTVMHIARLNVSVAIVAMTNAATTNPNFPEYDWTEKHKSYILSSFYWGYIVTLCPGSFLCRRYGAKVVLFIASCGTAVFSVMTPWCISWGGWQVFCAIRILQGLFQGVIFPCVTEHLAMWSPPEERNRLGAFSYTGTDCGTVLAMFISGMIAESAMGWPGISYVSGALCAAWCVLWLILGSNNAPESRFIGEAECKYIESSLQHNEDFHERTIPIPWKAIWTSVPFIALLVTRCAETYGLSTLQAELPSYMNGVLNMDIQSNAVFSSLPFLAMWLLSYVYLIAADVLLKKKFLSLTAVRKVFNTLSFWIPAAALIAIGFLNEDNKVLAIVLMTLSVGVNSGATIGSSLNTIDLSPNHAGILIGLSNTVANIIPILTPLIAGEIVTDKHDRGQWQIVFGLAAIIFFVGNCVFLVWGTAKAQPWDADDYLQPKDGESCSEKRSPAPAIAPPIDPVLEQQISWPERYTVMATD; encoded by the exons ATGTCCAGCAAGGGGACCAAAGGGCCTCGCATTGGCATTCGCCACTTGCAGTCGTTTCTGCTCTTCCTCGGCCTCACCGTGATGCACATTGCCCGGCTCAATGTGAGCGTGGCCATCGTGGCCATGACCAATGCAGCGACCACTAATCCAAACTTTCCG GAGTACGACTGGACGGAGAAGCACAAATCCTACATTTTGTCCAGCTTCTACTGGGGCTACATCGTGACCCTCTGCCCGGGCAGCTTCCTGTGTCGTCGGTACGGCGCGAAGGTCGTCCTCTTCATTGCCAGCTGCGGCACGGCTGTGTTCAGCGTGATGACTCCGTGGTGCATCTCCTGGGGCGGCTGGCAAGTGTTCTGTGCCATCCGCATCCTGCAGGGCCTGTTCCAGGGCGTGATCTTCCCCTGCGTGACGGAGCACCTGGCAATGTGGTCGCCGCCGGAGGAGAGGAATCGCCTGGGAGCCTTCAGCTACACGGGCACCGACTGCGGCACGGTGCTGGCCATGTTCATCAGTGGAATGATTGCGGAGAGTGCCATGGGCTGGCCGGGCATCTCGTATGTGTCGGGTGCCCTCTGTGCCGCCTGGTGTGTCCTCTGGCTGATCCTCGGCTCCAACAATGCGCCCGAGTCGAGGTTTATTGGCGAGGCGGAGTGCAAGTACATCGAGTCCTCGCTGCAGCACAACGAGGACTTCCACGAGCGgaccattcccattccctggAAGGCCATCTGGACGTCTGTGCCGTTCATCGCTCTCCTCGTCACGCGCTGCGCGGAGACCTACGGCCTGAGCACGCTCCAAGCGGAGCTGCCATCCTACATGAACGGCGTCCTCAACATGGACATCCAGAGCAATGCGGTGTTCTCGTCGCTGCCCTTCCTGGCCATGTGGCTGCTCTCCTACGTCTACCTGATCGCCGCCGATGTGCTGCTCAAGAAGAAGTTCCTGTCCCTGACGGCCGTGCGGAAGGTGTTCAACACGCTCTCCTTCTGGATACCAGCCGCTGCACTCATCGCCATTGGGTTCCTCAACGAGGACAACAAAGTGCTGGCCATTGTGCTGATGACACTCAGCGTGGGCGTCAACAGTGGGGCGACCATTGGCAGCTCCCTGAACACCATCGATCTGTCGCCGAATCACGCTGGCATTCTGATCGGGTTGAGCAACACGGTGGCCAATATCATACCCATCCTCACGCCACTGATTGCCGGGGAGATCGTGACCGATAAG CACGATCGTGGCCAATGGCAGATCGTCTTTGGGCTGGCGGCCATCATTTTCTTTGTGGGAAACTGCGTTTTCCTCGTGTGGGGCACGGCCAAGGCGCAGCCCTGGGATGCGGATGACTATCTGCAGCCGAAGGATGGGGAGTCCTGCAGCGAAAAGCGGAGTCCAGCGCCAGCGATCGCGCCACCCATCGATCCCGTCTTGGAGCAGCAAATCAGCTGGCCCGAGCGCTACACGGTGATGGCGACGGATTGA
- the LOC117891288 gene encoding putative inorganic phosphate cotransporter, with the protein MTAETANTGPAIGQRHVQTFLLFLSIVVNYMAKFNAGVAIVAMTNAESTNPDFPEYDWNGAQRSYILSSFFWGYIMTQFLGGWLCRRFGARMTMFVSTIGSALLALLPPWCVSWGGWQAYCGIRVAMGLFQGFLFPCIHAHLANWCPVGERNRLGALANTGLDCGTLLAMFASGQIAASSMGWPGIFYISSAVGVLWCVVWLIFGANTPRESKYISEEELNYIETSINSSRAKEAEELKAKGPIPVPWAAIWSSVPFWTLMITRCCQSWGYSTLQTEMPSYMNDVLLMDMKNNAIFSALPYLTSWVMAFVYLIIADILLTGGTMTITGIRKTFNSISFFVPAFTLIGIGFLDSDQKTLAVVLMCANVGINAGNTIGSTINTIDLSPNHAGILMGIVNTAANVVPILTPLLVGVIVTNDHNRGEWQLVFIISAVIFFVGNIIYLFFGQMVNQPWDAPDFLDKQLSSNLQEQGNAKALEAQHSERSEETSR; encoded by the exons ATGACGGCAGAAACGGCGAATACGG GTCCTGCCATTGGCCAGCGGCATGTGCAGACctttctgctcttcctctcGATTGTGGTCAACTACATGGCCAAGTTTAATGCTGGCGTGGCAATTGTGGCCATGACGAATGCCGAGAGCACCAACCCGGACTTTCCT GAGTACGATTGGAATGGCGCTCAACGCTCCTACATCCTGTCCAGCTTCTTCTGGGGCTACATCATGACACAGTTCctgggtggctggctgtgtCGGCGCTTTGGCGCACGGATGACCATGTTCGTGTCGACCATTGGGTCGGCTCTCCTCGCACTGCTGCCGCCTTGGTGCGTGTCCTGGGGCGGCTGGCAGGCATACTGCGGCATTCGTGTGGCCATGGGCCTGTTCCAGGGCTTCCTGTTCCCCTGCATCCACGCCCACCTGGCCAACTGGTGTCCCGTGGGTGAGCGCAATCGACTGGGCGCCCTGGCCAACACGGGCCTCGACTGTGGCACGCTGCTGGCGATGTTTGCCAGCGGACAGATTGCCGCCTCGAGCATGGGCTGGCCCGGCATCTTCTACATCTCGAGTGCCGTCGGAGTGCTCTGGTGCGTCGTCTGGCTGATCTTTGGCGCCAACACACCGCGCGAGTCCAAGTACATCAGCGAGGAGGAGCTCAACTACATCGAGACCTCGATCAACTCGAGTCGCGCcaaggaggcggaggagctgAAGGCCAAGGGCCCCATTCCGGTGCCCTGGGCAGCCATCTGGAGCTCCGTGCCCTTCTGGACGCTGATGATTACGCGCTGCTGCCAGTCCTGGGGCTACTCCACGCTGCAGACCGAGATGCCCTCCTACATGAACGACGTCCTGCTGATGGACATGAAGAACAACGCCATCTTCTCGGCGCTGCCGTATCTCACCTCCTGGGTGATGGCTTTCGTTTATCTGATCATTGCGGACATTCTGCTCACAGGCGGCACCATGACCATCACGGGCATCCGCAAGACCTTCAATTCCATTTCGTTCTTTGTGCCTGCCTTTACGCTGATTGGCATTGGGTTCCTGGACAGCGATCAGAAGACCCTGGCCGTGGTCCTGATGTGCGCCAATGTGGGCATCAATGCGGGCAACACCATCGGCAGCACCATCAACACCATCGATCTGTCGCCCAATCATGCGGGCATCCTCATGGGCATTGTCAACACAGCGGCGAATGTGGTGCCCATTCTGACACCGCTCCTGGTGGGAGTTATCGTAACGAATGAT CACAATCGCGGCGAGTGGCAGTTGGTGTTCATCATCTCGGCCGTCATCTTCTTTGTGGGCAACATTATTTACCTCTTCTTCGGGCAAATGGTCAACCAGCCATGGGATGCGCCCGACTTTTTGGACAAGCAATTGTCCAGCAATCTGCAGGAGCAAGGCAATGCCAAGGCCCTGGAGGCGCAACACAGCGAGAGATCAGAGGAAACTTCAAGATAA
- the LOC117890670 gene encoding uncharacterized protein LOC117890670 isoform X1: MQFVQPSAGCQCCTNNRAISATLRVQAEGALLRCHHQRIVRTVSAMASNRQWVYQRWILIALTTLWLLIATVCPHNYPSSESQSQSESESESQSQFHSSSVHIELRRKRSLQWNGIELDESSLLAHLMDHERALIFGTQRTTDEAPNFKLVQLEQKEAEENMSKRRHKRSMPLPQDANRSDGAGEGEGAGKGDEVEARLQLQQAPQLIDDAFIFIRRTANGTQFVEHSPQLLKRLENCFYRSPAAALDLCETGSARGVFQQNASDFVLHPLPARFGVGNHVIYQARSDRNHLRRLDPLDSQLQFEPDVEEFNEPKPRLRAQTQSQAPLRLRFQPRHHHQSDKSQLENQKRKHHQKHRRRRRFIGPPPGDWSVPKELYIETAIFVDRDLFTHMQRNFPANTESKIISFVLAMINGVQLLYHHPTLGRRINFVLKRLEIWRSWDPVGLARSSDVDDYLNSFCMWQEKLNPFSDSHPLHYDHALILTGLDLRTITKDGKANSQVVGLAPVSGMCTNTSSCTINEAKHFESVFVVAHEIGHNLGMRHDTKENSCDPTMHIMSPKLGSGKVTWSKCSRTSLENFLQGPQATCLFDRGQFLDNLDHAAGGIPPGERFDANQQCMLRFGKTFKRSNMQSKAEICRDLHCRQDGLPWTSHPALEGTECGEKMWCRGGSCVSRYSPETALASYRPWPHKPTSYEKASFMESNRIGPLLSEQPKQSSNEQSTNWSAWGEAGKCDSYCLYGPSNRLREGSTGLRVFNRSCLNYRKRCMGQDRRFESCIAKKCYSVPVQTIDNFATQVCMQAKKLDGELTGDGQQVSSTFEDSCKVFCRTKSNSTKSRRWTFPDGTTCRTKHHSPEDVAYCISGRCERFSCDNSTHNFYKMDQTFCQARARDSAEEESRQQQQTTHKRYTENQEAVTPPRNRYENEVAVRSFYGQDNHIRPQQQQQQQQQPQPHNRKSYESYHKYLPREEQPQRVVPPPASASLIALDRSSSSTESEWEIKSGCHSNCMADSKGIQAVRSRHTREETFQLCTDRVKPCERLQTAAEYAEQTCASYRLKVRGLSGRGAQISASLEEPDRSCRVGCQDEFIKYRYYLVNGKNGHFPLGTRCSQVGQRFCVYGKCVEFGEDQLPLQKSHISLALLRNRRELEDSPRRKRSLQLASPFACNHFERAHLDAASSDHIEFIQPIHVSADELSGTS; the protein is encoded by the exons CTGGATGAGAGCTCGCTGCTGGCGCACTTGATGGATCATGAGCGTGCCCTGATCTTTGGCACACAAAGAACCACCGACGAGG CGCCCAATTTCAAGCTGGTGCAGCTGGAGCAAAAGGAGGCGGAGGAGAACATGTCGAAACGACGCCATAAACGCAGCATGCCACTGCCGCAAG ACGCCAATCGCTCAGATGGagcaggggaaggggaaggggcagGGAAAGGAGACGAAGTGGAGGCtagactgcaactgcaacaagcCCCACAGCTGATTGACGATGCCTTCATCTTCATCCGTCGCACCGCCAATGGGACGCAGTTTGTGGAGCATTCGCCGCAGTTGCTGAAGCGTCTTGAAAATTGCTTCTACAGAAGTCCAGCGGCGGCGCTCGATCTATGCGAAACGGGCAGTGCG CGTGGCGTGTTCCAGCAGAATGCCAGCGACTTTGTGCTGCATCCGTTACCCGCACGCTTTGGTGTGGGCAACCATGTGATCTACCAGGCGCGCTCGGATAGGAATCATTTGAGGCGGCTGGATCCGTTAGACAGCCAGCTGCAGTTCGAGCCCGATGTAGAGGAATTCAACGAACCAAAGCCGAGACTGCGAGCGCAGACACAGTCGCAGGCCCCGCTGAGACTGCGCTTTCAGCCgcgacatcatcatcagtcaGACAAAAGCCAACTGGAGAACCAAAAGAGGAAACATCATCAGAAGCATCGGAGACGTCGCCGCTTCATTGGACCGCCGCCAGGTGACTGGTCCGTGCCCAAGGAGCTGTACATCGAGACGGCCATATTCGTGGACCGCGATCTATTCACGCACATGCAGCGGAATTTCCCTGCGAACACGGAGAGCAAAATTATCAGCTTCGTGCTGGCCATGATCAATGGGGTGCAGCTGCTCTACCATCACCCGACGCTCGGGCGACGCATCAACTTTGTGCTGAAGCGGCTGGAGATCTGGAGGTCGTGGGATCCCGTCGGCCTGGCGCGCTCCAGCGATGTGGACGACTACCTGAACAGCTTCTGCATGTGGCAGGAGAAGCTGAATCCCTTTTCGGACTCCCATCCGCTGCACTACGACCATGCGCTCATCCTGACGGGCCTCGATCTGCGCACCATCACGAAGGACGGCAAGGCCAATAGCCAGGTGGTTGGACTGGCTCCAGTGTCTGGGATGTGCACGAACACCTCCTCCTGCACGATCAACGAGGCGAAGCACTTTGAGAGCGTCTTTGTGGTGGCCCACGAAATTGGACACAA CCTGGGCATGCGGCATGACACCAAGGAGAACAGCTGCGATCCCACCATGCACATCATGTCCCCAAAGCTGGGCAGTGGCAAGGTCACGTGGTCCAAGTGTTCCCGCACCTCTCTGGAGAACTTTCTGCA AGGTCCCCAGGCGACGTGCCTCTTCGATCGTGGACAATTTCTGGATAATCTGGACCATGCCGCGGGTGGCATCCCGCCTGGAGAACGCTTCGATGCCAACCAGCAGTGCATGCTGCGCTTTGGCAAGACTTTTAAGCGCTCAAACATGCAGAGCAAAGCGGAGATCTGTCGGGATCTGCACTGTCGGCAGGACGGGCTGCCCTGGACCTCACATCCGGCACTGGAAGGCACCGAATGCGGCGAGAAAATG TGGTGTCGCGGGGGCTCTTGTGTGTCACGCTACTCGCCAGAGACCGCCTTGGCCTCCTACCGCCCGTGGCCGCACAAGCCAACGAGCTACGAGAAGGCCAGCTTCATGGAGTCCAACAGGATTGGCCCGCTGCTGAGCGAGCAGCCGAAGCAGTCGAGCAACGAGCAGTCAACCAACTGGAGCGCTTGGGGGGAGGCGGGAAAGTGCGACTCGTACTGCCTCTATGGACCATCGAACCGCCTGCGAGAGGGCAGCACTGGGCTGCGCGTCTTCAACCGAAGTTGCCTGAACTATCGGAAGCGTTGCATGGGCCAGGATCGGCGCTTTGAGAGCTGCATCGCCAAGAAGTGCTACAGCGTGCCCGTCCAGACGATCGACAACTTCGCCACGCAGGTCTGCATGCAGGCCAAGAAGCTGGACGGAGAGCTCACGGGCGATGGCCAGCAGGTGAGCTCCACCTTTGAGGACTCGTGCAAGGTGTTCTGCCGCACCAAGAGCAACTCGACCAAGTCGCGTCGCTGGACCTTTCCCGATGGCACCACCTGCAGGACTAAGCATCACAGCCCCGAGGACGTTGCCTACTGCATTTCGGGCCGTTGCGAGCGCTTCTCCTGTGACAATTCCACGCACAATTTCTACAAAATGGATCAGACCTTCTGCCAGGCGAGAGCCAGGGACTcggcggaggaggagagccgacagcagcagcagacgacacACAAGCGCTATACGGAAAACCAGGAGGCAGTAACGCCACCCAGAAACCGCTATGAAAATG AAGTGGCTGTGCGCAGCTTTTATGGCCAGGATAACCACATCagaccacagcagcagcagcagcagcagcagcagccgcagccgcacaATCGCAAGTCCTACGAGTCCTACCACAAGTACCTACCCagagaggagcagccacagagggTAGTCCCGCCACCAGCCTCTGCCTCGCTGATCGCCCTCGAtcgcagctcctcctcgacagAGTCCGAGTGGGAGATCAAGTCGGGCTGCCACTCCAACTGCATGGCCGACTCGAAGGGCATCCAGGCAGTGAGGTCGCGCCACACGCGCGAGGAAACCTTCCAGCTGTGCACGGACCGCGTCAAGCCCTGCGAGCGCCTGCAGACGGCAGCGGAGTACGCGGAGCAGACCTGCGCCAGCTACAGGCTCAAGGTGCGCGGCCTCTCGGGTCGAGGGGCGCAGATCTCGGCCAGCCTGGAGGAGCCGGATCGCAGCTGTCGCGTTGGCTGCCAGGACGAGTTCATCAAGTACCGGTATTACCTGGTGAACGGCAAGAACGGGCACTTTCCGCTGGGCACACGCTGCTCCCAGGTGGGTCAGCGGTTTTGTGTCTACGGCAAGTGCGTGGAGTTTGGCGAGGatcagctgccgctgcagaagTCTCACATAAGTCTGGCGCTGCTGCGTAACCGTCGCGAGCTGGAGGATTCCCCTAGACGGAAGCGCAGCTTGCAGCTGGCATCTCCGTTTGCCTGTAATCACTTTGAACGAGCGCATCTGGATG ctgcctcatCGGACCACATCGAATTCATTCAACCCATACACGTCTCTGCAGACGAACTGAGTGGCACGAGCTGA
- the LOC117890672 gene encoding uncharacterized protein LOC117890672, which translates to MEANREFFNEIIGNIDDLFGQAQTVSFQANPIFKTEQGKYLADSLADPLIKALTEIANKRPKDPVAYLTGYLQHFIGERKPLTQVEVHTGTSSSNPMAKAQPKLLSSRNGIANADLIELDARSLADQEDADGALAVQHMEERDEHGQSMLHFACARSHRRGALYTLIEESGIDITYRDELYRTARDVSLQANQPNNAAEIDRYILAQAAIGQVEPFDQLALQGYDHILDIEDESGQSIGDVVATRQHTALAEFLDELRGLEETREELHQMIRENNMERVKQLTATGSNVKWLIKTKNYYGRTALHIAVLKESEEMVQHLVKLCPETLKITDNLERTVLHYAMGTNSLESVSRILIQNGAKRTAKDLKGRQPSYYFINKADILRLQEEEEESR; encoded by the exons ATGGAGGCGAATCGTGAATTctttaatgaaattattggCAATATTGACGACTTATTTG GTCAGGCGCAAACCGTTAGCTTTCAGGCTAATCCCATCTTCAAAACGGAACAGGGCAAATATCTGGCAGACT CTCTCGCTGATCCACTGATCAAAGCTCTCACGGAGATTGCCAATAAGCGACCCAAAGACCCGGTGGCCTATCTGACCGGCTATCTGCAGCACTTCATAGGCGAACGCAAGCCCCTCACGCAAGTGGAAGTGCACACgggcacctcctcctccaaccCGATGGCGAAAGCGCAGCCCAAGCTGCTCAGCAGTCGCAATGGCATCGCCAATGCCGATCTCATCGAGCTGGATGCCCGTTCGCTGGCCGACCAGGAGGATGCAGACGGAGCTCTGGCCGTGCAGCACATGGAGGAGCGGGACGAGCATGGCCAGAGCATGCTGCACTTTGCCTGCGCTCGGTCTCATCGCCGCGGGGCACTGTACACGCTCATCGAGGAGTCTGGCATCGACATTACCTACCGGGATGAGCTCTACCGCACCGCGCGCGACGTCTCCCTGCAGGCCAATCAGCCCAACAATGCGGCAGAGATCGATCGCTATATACTGGCGCAGGCAGCCATCG GCCAAGTGGAACCCTTTGATCAGCTGGCGCTGCAGGGCTACGATCACATCCTGGACATTGAGGATGAGAGCGGCCAGTCCATTGGGGATGTGGTGGCCACGCGCCAGCACACGGCGCTGGCCGAGTTTCTGGACGAGCTGCGTGGGCTGGAGGAGACGCGCGAGGAGCTGCACCAAATGATCCGAGAGAACAACATGGAGCGAGTGAAGCAGCTCACCGCAACGGGCTCCAATGTCAAGTGGTTGATCAAGACCAAGAACTATTATG GTCGCACCGCTCTACACATAGCCGTGCTGAAGGAGTCCGAGGAAATGGTACAGCACCTGGTGAAACTCTGTCCCGAAACACTGAAGATCACGGACAAT CTGGAACGCACTGTGCTGCACTATGCCATGGGCACCAACTCACTGGAGAGCGTCAGTCGCATACTGATCCAGAATGGGGCCAAGCGCACCGCCAAAGATTTGAAGGGCCGTCAGCCCAGCTATTACTTCATCAACAAGGCGGACATACTgcggctgcaggaggaggaggaggagagtcGCTGA
- the LOC117891289 gene encoding putative inorganic phosphate cotransporter: MTVEVNKGPVVGMRHVQALLIFLNITVMYLGRLNVGVSVVAMTNAESTNPNYPEYDWSESQKALILSSFFWGYIVTQFVGGYLCKRFGVKTVMLWGSFASGVTSALSPLFIGFGGWQAYCGIRVLMGFAQGLLFPCIHQHLARWSPPAERNRLGALSHTGIECGNVCAMFLSGMIAKSAIGWPGISYVSAGVAFAWCALWFVLASDNAPESRFIGAAELHYIESSLKHSENYHRKVIPIPWSAILNSLPVLALLITRCCESYGLSTLQAEIPSYMNGVLDMDIKSNAFFSALPFLAMWCMSYVYLITADVLLSGNRLSLTALRKTFNSLAFWIPCATLIGIGFLDKDQKTLAIVLMTISVGFNSGATIGSSLNTIDLSPNHASIVMGIVNTAANVVPIVTPLVVGVIVKDTADRSQWQIVFAIAAFLFFVGNCIFLAFGSAVAQPWDAEDFLQPAGRAAEELAEGKPKAIDEKSR, from the exons ATGACAGTCGAAGTAAATAAAG GACCCGTGGTGGGCATGCGGCATGTCCAGGCGCTGCTCATCTTTCTCAACATCACCGTCATGTACCTGGGACGCCTCAATGTCGGCGTCTCTGTGGTGGCCATGACCAATGCAGAGTCCACGAATCCCAATTATCCA GAATACGACTGGTCCGAGTCCCAGAAGGCCTTGATCTTGTCCAGCTTCTTCTGGGGCTACATTGTCACCCAGTTCGTTGGCGGCTATCTGTGCAAGCGTTTCGGCGTGAAGACTGTGATGCTGTGGGGCTCCTTTGCCTCGGGCGTTACCAGCGCGCTGTCTCCGCTGTTCATTGGCTTTGGCGGCTGGCAGGCGTACTGCGGCATTCGTGTCCTGATGGGCTTCGCCCAGGGACTGCTCTTTCCGTGCATTCATCAGCACTTGGCTCGCTGGTCGCCGCCAGCGGAGCGCAATCGCTTGGGCGCCCTCAGCCACACGGGCATCGAGTGTGGCAATGTGTGCGCCATGTTCCTCAGTGGCATGATAGCCAAGAGTGCCATCGGCTGGCCAGGCATCTCGTATGTGTCTGCGGGCGTGGCCTTCGCCTGGTGTGCCCTCTGGTTCGTGCTTGCCTCCGACAATGCGCCCGAATCGCGGTTCATCGGTGCCGCCGAGCTGCACTACATTGAGTCGTCGCTGAAGCACAGCGAGAACTACCACAGGAAGGTCATTCCCATACCCTGGTCCGCCATCCTCAACTCGCTGCCGGTGCTCGCTCTGCTGATCACTCGCTGCTGCGAGTCCTATGGCCTGAGCACGCTGCAGGCCGAGATTCCCTCCTACATGAACGGCGTCCTCGACATGGACATCAAGAGCAACGCCTTCTTCTCGGCCCTGCCCTTCCTGGCCATGTGGTGCATGTCCTACGTGTATCTGATCACCGCCGACGTGCTCCTCAGTGGCAACCGGCTGTCCCTGACCGCGCTGCGCAAGACCTTCAATTCGCTGGCCTTCTGGATTCCCTGCGCCACGCTCATTGGCATTGGGTTCCTCGACAAGGACCAGAAGACTCTCGCCATTGTGCTGATGACCATCAGTGTGGGATTCAATAGTGGCGCCACCATTGGCAGCTCCCTGAACACCATCGATCTGTCGCCGAATCACGCCAGCATAGTCATGGGCATTGTCAACACGGCGGCGAATGTGGTGCCCATAGTCACGCCCCTCGTTGTGGGCGTCATCGTCAAGGACACG GCCGATCGCAGTCAATGGCAGATTGTGTTTGCCATTGCGGCGTTTCTTTTCTTCGTGGggaattgcatatttttggccTTTGGTTCGGCCGTGGCCCAGCCCTGGGATGCCGAAGACTTTCTACAGCCGGCTGGTCGTGCGGCCGAAGAGCTGGCCGAGGGCAAGCCGAAGGCAATTGACGAAAAGTCCAGATAG
- the LOC117890670 gene encoding glucosidase 2 subunit beta-like isoform X2 → MPPKRRRRFHGLYYHSSPPKVMPMNGQAGGLNGSKRRSNDDFSVKLSTIRIWMHEKDIGKLTRILWAGQGHRLCQQASNNGRVKRFLAAVPHVMNAIKDLHQAVIDNSLETVQAQLEPPVSAALVTCRDGNGLNVIHKAAGLGHTKILEYLVGLWPEGAHEMDITGKTPLHWAASAKNNMRCYTLLTQAGCDEEALDYKMKTPSYYRHKPHEIERAFLVYVPEAPRVSPESIPDWGALSDENGGDAVEKKSDIKPAPTLNGRKSLDDSIENTSELDTNDGTSANDEEEDLSKADLDVDVDVDEDEAEVGVEVAPLQRRPETPATFNNGHLNGDGEDIEGEVEVEVEGEVAVEGEVAVAGDTAEPEPGAENIARAVDGRGGEQQREEEPPKEEESAAKEEATVAEETEEQPATESELEVNEKTEEAQPEREAEEEEQVPEAEPAAVEEAAKINEVQPEAEAEQDNAEEIDNDDNDEDDDEVHFGVL, encoded by the exons ATGCCGCCGAAGCGACGGAGGAGATTCCATGGCCTTTATTACCATTCATCGCCACCCAAAG TTATGCCAATGAACGGACAAGCGGGCGGCCTCAACGGCAGCAAGCGGCGCAGCAATGATG ATTTCTCGGTGAAGCTATCCACCATTCGCATCTGGATGCACGAAAAGGACATTGGCAAGCTGACGCGCATTCTGTGGGCGGGCCAAGGACATCGCCTGTGCCAGCAGGCCAGCAACAATGGGCGTGTCAAGCGGTTCCTCGCCGCCGTGCCGCATGTGATG AATGCCATTAAGGATCTGCATCAGGCGGTGATCGACAACAGCCTGGAGACGGTGCAGGCGCAGCTGGAGCCGCCCGTGTCCGCCGCTCTGGTGACCTGCCGCGATGGCAACGGCCTGAATGTCATACACAAGGCCGCCGGGCTGGGCCACACCAAGATCTTGGAGTACTTGGTCGGCCTCTGGCCGGAGGGCGCCCACGAGATGGACATCACCGGCAAGACGCCGCTCCACTGGGCAGCCagtgccaaaaataatatGCGCTGCTACACGCTGCTCACCCAGGCGGGCTGTGACGAGGAGGCGCTGGATTAT AAAATGAAGACTCCTTCGTACTATCGCCACAAGCCGCACGAAATCGAACGCGCCTTTCTCGTCTATGTGCCGGAGGCGCCGCGCGTCTCCCCGGAGAGCATCCCCGATTGGGGGGCCTTGAGCGACGAGAACGGCGGCGATGCTGTTGAGAAG AAGTCGGACATTAAGCCAGCGCCAACTCTGAATGGTCGCAAGTCGCTGGATGACAGCATCGAGAACACCTCGGAGCTGGACACAAACGATGG TACAAGTGCCAACGATGAGGAGGAAGATTTGTCCAAGGCAGActtggatgtggatgtggatgtggatgaggatgaggcggaagtgggagtggaagtggcgCCACTGCAGCGCAGACCGGAAACGCCGGCCACATTCAACAATGGCCACCTCAATGGCGATGGCGAAGACATCGAAGgggaagtcgaagtcgaagtcgaagggGAAGTCGCAGTCGAAGGGGAAGTCGCGGTCGCAGGCGACAccgcagagccagagcctggaGCGGAG AATATTGCAAGAGCTGTAGATGGCCGGggtggagagcagcagcgggaggaggagcCACCAAAGGAAGAGGAATCTGCCGCAAAGGAGGAGGCAACTGTCGCAGAGGAGACGGAGGAGCAGCCTGCCACAGAGAGTGAGCTGGAAGTGAACGAAAAGACTGAAGAGGCGCAGCCAGAGAGGGaagcagaagaggaggagcaagtgccagaggcagagccagcagcagtcgaagaGGCGGCAAAGATCAACGAGGTGCAACCCGAAGCGGAGGCTGAGCAGGATAATGCAGAGGAGATTGATAACGATGATAACGATGAAGACGACGATGAGGTACACTTTGGCGTGCTCTAG